One Pseudobutyrivibrio xylanivorans genomic window, TTATATAAAAGAAATACTATCCTAAACCAAACCTCATATGAACTGACAGATTGTTCCTTAGCAATAGATACACAGCGAATAAATGTAGAATTCATCCATGAATTGGGTGAAGATAAACAGATCGAGCTTCTGAATGGTCATCTTATATATAACGAAGCGCCCAACCCAAAGCATCAAATCATGGTTCAAAGTCTTGGCAGAATTATTGACGATTTCATCCACTCAAACAATGGCAAATGCCAAATGTTTAATATAGGTATAAACCTCTATTTCGAGGAGGATGAACATACTCTGTTGATTCCCGATGTTGTTGTGCTCTGTGACGACAGCAAACTGAACGAATCAGGTGTAACAGGTGCACCTGACTGGATTATAGAGGTTGTTTCCAAATGCACCAGACATCTTGATTACAACGAAAAGATGCATAGATATATGGTTGAAGGTGTAAGGGAATACTGGATTATAGACCCTGAAAAGGAACGAGTAACTACCTACATTCAGGGTGAACCTATGATGGCCTACATATACAGTTTTGATGACGACATACCTGTGAAAATATATGATGGCAAGCTTAGTATTATCATCAATTCTATTTTAGGTTAAACTGTTCCTATATTCTTTCAAAGGTGAGTTTGTTATGAAGAAAAAATGGATTATTATCATAAGTGCTGTAATAGCAGTTTATCTGCTAGGTATAGGTATATTTGCAGCAATTGAAATATCATCCTCTCACGCTCTTGTTGATGAAGATTATAAAATGGAATTAAACCATCACAATATCTTTAAATTTGTCAAATCAGACTGGGCAAATGGAGGAGATTTCGACTGTGTATGGACACCAGATAATGTAGATTTCAGTGATGGCAAAATGATACTTACTGTGGATAAGAACGCTGAAGGATACACAGGTGGTGAATATTCCACCAACAAGACCTTTCTCTATGGCTTGTATCAGGTTCGTATGAAGCCTATTAAAAATACAGGTGTTATTTCTTCTTTTTTCACCTACATTGAGCCCACAGATGAATACGATTGGAACGAAATAGACATAGAATTTCTAGGCAAAGATACTACACAGGTTCAGTTCAACTATTATGACTTTAAAGACAACTCTCATGAGTATCTCTACGATCTTGGATTTGATGCTTCTGAGGATTATCACACTTACGGTTTCTACTGGGGCAAGGATTCTATAACCTGGTATGTGGATGGTGAGCCAGTCTACACTGCCGAAGGAAATACTCCAAACAAACCATGTAAGATTTTCATGAATGTATGGCCTGGAAAGGACCTAGAAAGCTGGGTCGGAGCCTATGATGGAACCACTCCACTTAACGCATATTATGAATGGGCATCCTATCAAAAAGTATCTTCAATTGAAGAGGCAAATTCTCTTGCAAAAGACCAGTAATCTGTGTTAGTATAGACGAGTCGATGAGCCGACATCGAGGTCGTAGATTTTTTAGTCGAGACCTTGATTCATGCGGATGTGGCGGAATTGGCAGACGCGCTAGATTTAGGTTCTAGTGTCCCCGACGTGCAGGTTCAAGTCCTGTCATCCGCATTATAAAAGAGTTCTGGAATTTTCCAGAACTCTTTTTTGTTTCATTAGAATTCACATTTTCCCACAGTCTTGAATATAAAAAAGGTTCTCTGGTCTATAAACCAGAGAACCTTGCCAATAATCAAAAATTATTTAAGTATAGAATTTGCAATGTCATGTCTCATATATTTGTTTTCAAACTGAATCCACTCAGTAGCTTCGTATGCTTTAGCACGAGCTTCAACCAAATCCTTGCCAAGAGCTGTGATACCAAGGACACGTCCACCATTTGTGACTATCTCACCCTTATCATTCTTTGCTGTTCCTGCGTGGAAGCAATAGTAATCCTTATTATTGAACTTCTCAAAGCCTGTGATTGGGAAGCCCTTCTTGTATGCTACTGGATAACCATCAGAAGCGAGCACTACGCAAACACATGCCTCATCTGAAAACTTCAAATCAACCTTATCAAGTGTGCCATCGATGCAGGCATTAAATACATCAATGATATCATTCTCAAGTCTTGGAAGAACTACCTGCGCCTCTGGGTCACCAAATCTTGCATTGTACTCAAGCACCTTTGGACCATCCTCAGTAAGCATAAGACCAAAGAAGATAACTCCCTTGAACTCTCTGCCCTCTGCCTTCATGGCATCAACAGTTGCCTGGAAAATATTCTTTTGGCAATACTCCTCAATCTCCTTTG contains:
- a CDS encoding Uma2 family endonuclease: MEDNRNIKERKKQLKLTTAQVAQMAGLPVSTVSKIMTGETKNPSFLTIEKIDKALAHEEMLRRVYAYFKLLKEYIDSHPNDSVNQIEFEKLYKRNTILNQTSYELTDCSLAIDTQRINVEFIHELGEDKQIELLNGHLIYNEAPNPKHQIMVQSLGRIIDDFIHSNNGKCQMFNIGINLYFEEDEHTLLIPDVVVLCDDSKLNESGVTGAPDWIIEVVSKCTRHLDYNEKMHRYMVEGVREYWIIDPEKERVTTYIQGEPMMAYIYSFDDDIPVKIYDGKLSIIINSILG
- a CDS encoding family 16 glycosylhydrolase, with product MKKKWIIIISAVIAVYLLGIGIFAAIEISSSHALVDEDYKMELNHHNIFKFVKSDWANGGDFDCVWTPDNVDFSDGKMILTVDKNAEGYTGGEYSTNKTFLYGLYQVRMKPIKNTGVISSFFTYIEPTDEYDWNEIDIEFLGKDTTQVQFNYYDFKDNSHEYLYDLGFDASEDYHTYGFYWGKDSITWYVDGEPVYTAEGNTPNKPCKIFMNVWPGKDLESWVGAYDGTTPLNAYYEWASYQKVSSIEEANSLAKDQ